In Pseudomonadota bacterium, the genomic stretch GTTTCCGTAGTCGATATTCTCTCCAGCAGAAATGTCCCATTTGCCGTATCGGTTTAGTCTATCTACTAAAGTTGACTTATCGCTCCCGGTGTGTCCGATTGCCCCAGTTCTTGCCTGATCCCTTGCATGGTCACGCGCAGCAAGCGTAAGTCCTTTCTTTGGGGACAGCGAAGACAAAGGTTTTGTGACTTGAAGTTTTTTAATACATTCATCAAGTGCACGAATCCCTTCATTGGTTAAGATGGCAATCTCGCCCGGATATCGTAAGAGTTTATTGCGATAGTATGATCGAAGTGGCACTAAGAAGCTGCGGGCGTATTCCGCTGGGTTGGTCCGCACCATGTTAATTTCGATGATTACTTGTCTTTCACTATCAGTTAGGTACTCAACGCCTGCAGTTGTATCGACTGTCTCCTTTTTCCATTTAGGGGACATTGAGTCCGGCGGCGCTTGACCCGCATTGTGCCTGGTTTTATCATTCTTAGCCTGTGCCGTGGACCCTTTGCCTTCGGTGCTATTTGCCGGTGAATGTGTAGAGCTATTGACATCCGAAAGTGCGTTATTGATGGACCCGCAATAGACCAACAGAGCAAGAACTAGTAGGACAACAAAACGCCCTGTATACACTGGCAACCTCCCGTAGGAATTATATCATTTAGAACCATGTAACAATTAATCTGCTGCAAGCTACAATGTGTAAAATATTATGGTTAACGGGCTGTATTGTCAAGGACAAGGAAATTCTTATAATAACAAAGTCCTAAGGATGAAACCTATTGAAATTCGTAAGATACGGGTGTCATTACTAATTGTAGCAAGTACCATAACCTTATAATCGTAATGTTGTGTTGCTCGCTACATAACATTAAAGTTTGTTATTTGCAGGAACAATAGAGATCATAAAGAAGAAAACAGCAACCTCGGCGAGAAGAATCACGTATTCTTATCATGTTTGCATTAAATCTCCCGTTGTGAAATTGCGATTCAATTTCAAGCTAAAACATTCATGCTGGTTATCAATTGCCGGTTGAAAGGCTGAACAATTGGCAGCCCCTGCAAAAACTACATTACAGGAAGACACCCAGGCTTTGCAGGAACAGAAAATAAGCTGTCAATACTCTTGCACATTTCAAACCGTATTCAATAAGCTCCCTCGAATGGGCATGACGTA encodes the following:
- a CDS encoding CAP domain-containing protein, with amino-acid sequence MSPKWKKETVDTTAGVEYLTDSERQVIIEINMVRTNPAEYARSFLVPLRSYYRNKLLRYPGEIAILTNEGIRALDECIKKLQVTKPLSSLSPKKGLTLAARDHARDQARTGAIGHTGSDKSTLVDRLNRYGKWDISAGENIDYGN